One part of the Magallana gigas chromosome 5, xbMagGiga1.1, whole genome shotgun sequence genome encodes these proteins:
- the LOC105348568 gene encoding uncharacterized protein has translation MCKKNEYYDIDTTECLPCSECPKGDKILLECSYFGDTLCEKDVLAGFQIAPYPTPGTPSPVTRGAGTVAVEVLPEDWTTSPTVLMVVTAVCFTTLMVTIVIALYCFRRKVWSPKQEKEILYLSRPHPRHYPTVGEEERYQPLPSRDRLKKTNYFSSSIYANDSMFNMPNTHIYVNMMDYVDSDCCSNDYVDIDEHLES, from the exons ATGTGTAAGAAGAATGAATATTACGACATTGACACTACCGAATGTCTGCCCTGTTCAGAATGTCCAAAGGGGGACAAGATTCTCTTGGAGTGTTCTTATTTTGGAGACACTTTGTGCGAAAAAGATGTATTAGCCGGATTTCAAATCGCGCCCTACCCCACTCCCGGTACCCCTTCGCCTGTGACCCGGGGGGCGGGGACCGTGGCCGTCGAGGTGCTGCCTGAGGACTGGACCACCAGTCCCACCGTGCTCATGGTGGTCACTGCTGTCTGTTTCACCACCCTAATGGTCACAATCGTCATTGCATTGTACTGTTTCAGACGGAAAGTATGGAGCCCCAAGCAGGAAAAGGAAATATTATACCTCAGTAGAC CCCACCCTAGACATTATCCTACTGTTGGGGAGGAGGAGAGATATCAACCCCTACCCTCGCGGGACCGGCTAAAGAAGACCAACTACTTCAGCAGCAGTATATACGCCAATGACTCTATGTTCAATATGCCTAATACTCACATCTATGTTAATATGATGGACTATGTTGACAGTGATTGCTGCAGTAATGACTATGTAGACATTGATGAACATTTAGAATCCTGA